From Serratia fonticola:
TGCCAAAGAAGAACAGAATATACAGGGCGACGCCGATCAAAATGGCGGCGCGGCGGCCAAACTTATCCGATATCACGCCAAAGAACAGAATACTGACTAGCCGGCCCAACCCAATGCCGGATATCAGGTAGGCAATACCCGCGTTGTCGGTGCCGAACTTCTCGGCCAGTGGCGTCATGTTTTGCGCCAGCGTAATGACGCTGGCGCCGTGGAGAAAATAACTCAAATAGATACTGATGACCGCTAACAAAAATGGCGCTTTGAAGGCCTTGCTCTGGCTCATGCTGTTCTCCGCTTGTCGCTAATTTTTTACGTTTTTGGATCCAGGGGACCTGTTGTTCTGGTGGCCTTTCTTTTTAATCAATCGTTAATCATTGCGGGAAAGTAATGGGTGGAAATATCCCGATAAGTCACACTGCGGTAAATAACTTTGGTCATGGATAACCGCCAATACACCGGCAACCTGACGTGTGCTGAGTATAGGTAATGCAGTAGGTGATAAATACGTAATATGCCGTTTTAGTTTTCAACTTTATTGCAGGGAAAGATGCTGAGACGGCGCGTGATGGTGTTGCCGAATTGTGCCGGTATTTCCCCAGCTAAATTAGGTGCGAAGGGCTGTAGCCAGGTGTTTCCTTTTTGGGAGCAGTGAAAGCTAATGGTTATTAACAAGCTATTTACTTTGTCTGGGGGGCAACCTCAGGCTGAATACTGTCTCATATTGCATGCGGTCATAATAATATTGTCTCTGCAGCCAGCCGGAGGAATAAAACCACATTTTCCAACCGGCTCATAACGTAGGGGCGCTGCATGCTGCGCCCGTTTATCTGCGTGTTCAGGAGGAGGTAAAAGGTGTGGGATCAGTTGATAACTTGGGCCATCTTGAAGGGACGGTTAGCTTCTTTATGACTACGGTAGCCAATAAACAGCGCCAGTAGAAAACCACAGGCTGCAATAGCGGTATCGAACCACATAATGTTGGCGATACTGGTTTCGGAAATCTTGGCGGTAATCAACGGAATGGTGAAGGTTGCCAGGCTGCCGGCGCTGTAATAGATGCCGGTGGCTTTGCCTTTCGCATTGGGAAGGCGGGTAGCCATCAGCGTCAGCCCCAACTGCATGACCCCGCCTGCGGCAGAGAAGCCGATAACAAAGGCGAAAACCATCACGACGTACATGTTGGGATACAGGCAAACGGTGAGTAAGGTAATGAAAGAGATAAAGGTATACAGCATCAGAAAGGTGGTTGATTTAAACCTTTTCTTTACCAGCCCGGCGGTGATGAATACGCACATCAGTGAGCCGATAGTGTAGATGCTCAGCAGCTTGATCGACATCGTATAGCTCATACCCGCCACAAACTGGCCATACTGTGCCAGCCACTGGCTGATCAGGTAAAAGGTGGCCATGGCGATATAGCCATAGAGGGTATAGCTGATCAGATCAACAATGGAACAGCGGTGATTGTCATCTGTAGCTACATCGGGCTCGGCGGCCACTCGTCGCCCCGGGTGAGCGGGGAATGGGCAGCGCAGCAGGAACAGGCCGTTGAGCAGCATAATGCCGGCGGCGATCAGGAAGGACCAGCCAAACCAGACCTCAGCCCAGACCAGCAGGCTGATGACCATCGGCAACATAAACTGGCCGCCGGAGACAAAGGCTTTGATCAAGATATTGGCAGTGCCTGGCGACTTGGGGAACGCCTCCATCAGCGTAGGGTAGGTGCCCGAGTCGAGAAAACTGTTGGCGACGCCGGCTAAAAAACCAAATACATAAGCGATAATAATGGTGTGGCTAAGCAGAATGCCGAAAAAGAAGCCCAAATAGCACACTATCCCCAGGAAAATAAAGGGTCTGCGGCCAAAACGATCGGATAACATGCCGGTGATTAATAACACACTTAGCCTGCCAATGCCCAAAGAAGAGATGACGATAGAGATGCCTGCGGCATCGGTGTGCCATTGTTCTGCCAGATAAGGCATATTCAAGCTGATTAATATTACCCCCATACCGTGCACCAGATAGTTCAGATACAGCCCCAAGGCCGTTGGTACATACTTGTTTTCCATAGGTTGTTGCTCAGAAACTCGTTCATAATAAATAATTCGTGCCGGGAAAAACGGCTGGGCACGAGATTGTTACAGGCGTTAGCCTGCTGTCAGGAGTGATAGTCAGTTAAAACTATGGGCAGACGGTGTTGATAAGCCGTCCTTATTAAATTCCGTCCAGGTTAACGAGCGCGATTTATCCTATTAGTTTGGGTTAACATAGCCGCTCTAGATCATAAGCATAAAGTTGTGCGGCAACCGACTGATAAATTTTCCATTCCAGATAATCACCTTGGGGGTAGACAGCCAGGAAGGACGCATAATCGGGGAAGAAGCGCATGGTGTTATTCCCAATGCGATTGTTGATCTTGTCGATGATGGCGTTGATGTGGGTTTTTCTTTTTTTAATCATTTTTGTGAATGTATCAATAATAGCGTCCGGTATTTCACTTTCACCACGCTCCCATTGTTGCCATGTAGCTAAATTGTTGTCAGGTGAAATATATGTCGCACATTCTTCGACCGTCATAAAAAAAAGCTGACGCAGTGCCTGCAGTTCTAAATGATTCATGATGACGCAGATCCACGTTAGAGAAAACCATGCAGAATAAATAGCATTATTGGGCGTTTTTCGTCTTGAACAGGCTCACACTATTTGGTGCAATATTATTTGTTGCCGGGGTGTGAATATATTGCCGCATTATGGCTTCTTAATTGGCTTAAATGTAAAGCCATATTGCCGGAGCGACACAACGTTGACCGCTTTCTGGGGCAAGGGAAGAAAACATATATGAAAATTCAAATGTGTTGTTGACTTGAAAGCGCCTGTGGGTATGATTTATCCACCGATCGTAGTGGAGAGACCTATGACCCTGACTTCCTTGCAGCTGTTCAAAATCCTGTCGGACGAAACCCGCCTGGGTATCGTGTTGCTGCTCAAACAGCTGGGTGAACTGTGCGTTTGCGATCTTTGCACCGGGCTGGAAGAGTCGCAACCCAAGATCTCGCGCCACTTGGCAATGCTAAGAGAGTGCGGGTTGCTGCTGGATCGTAAGCAGGGCAAGTGGGTGCATTATCGTCTTTCCCCGCATATTCCTGCCTGGGCAGCCCTGGTTGTTGAACAAGCCTGGTTGAGCCAACAGGACGAAGTCCACACTATGGCACGTAAGCTGGCAGCGGCGAATGGCTCCAGCGAGGGCAAAACCCTGTGTAGCTAAATTTTTTGCGCAAACACATATGAAAATACATATATAAAATTGAGGTGGTAAGTATGTTATTGGCTGGGGCGATATTTATCCTGACCATTGTGCTGGTGATCTGGCAGCCGAAAGGGTTAGGGATTGGGTGGAGTGCCACACTTGGCGCGGGGCTGGCCTTGATCACCGGAGTGGTGCAGATTGCCGATATCCCGGTGGTGTGGAATATTGTCTGGAATGCCACGGCGACCTTTATCGCCGTGATCATTATCAGCCTGTTGCTCGATGAGTCTGGCTTTTTCGAATGG
This genomic window contains:
- a CDS encoding MFS transporter; the protein is MENKYVPTALGLYLNYLVHGMGVILISLNMPYLAEQWHTDAAGISIVISSLGIGRLSVLLITGMLSDRFGRRPFIFLGIVCYLGFFFGILLSHTIIIAYVFGFLAGVANSFLDSGTYPTLMEAFPKSPGTANILIKAFVSGGQFMLPMVISLLVWAEVWFGWSFLIAAGIMLLNGLFLLRCPFPAHPGRRVAAEPDVATDDNHRCSIVDLISYTLYGYIAMATFYLISQWLAQYGQFVAGMSYTMSIKLLSIYTIGSLMCVFITAGLVKKRFKSTTFLMLYTFISFITLLTVCLYPNMYVVMVFAFVIGFSAAGGVMQLGLTLMATRLPNAKGKATGIYYSAGSLATFTIPLITAKISETSIANIMWFDTAIAACGFLLALFIGYRSHKEANRPFKMAQVIN
- a CDS encoding YdiL family protein, encoding MNHLELQALRQLFFMTVEECATYISPDNNLATWQQWERGESEIPDAIIDTFTKMIKKRKTHINAIIDKINNRIGNNTMRFFPDYASFLAVYPQGDYLEWKIYQSVAAQLYAYDLERLC
- a CDS encoding transcriptional regulator, with product MTLTSLQLFKILSDETRLGIVLLLKQLGELCVCDLCTGLEESQPKISRHLAMLRECGLLLDRKQGKWVHYRLSPHIPAWAALVVEQAWLSQQDEVHTMARKLAAANGSSEGKTLCS